Proteins encoded together in one Pseudomonas arsenicoxydans window:
- the dtd gene encoding D-aminoacyl-tRNA deacylase — protein sequence MKGLLQRVRGARVEVAGEVVGAVDQGLLVLVAVEPEDTRVSADKLLHKLLNYRVFSDAEGKMNLSLAEVGGGLLLVSQFTLAADTKSGLRPSFSTAAPPALGEELFDYLLSKAKQVHGTVASGRFGADMQVHLVNDGPVTFLLQT from the coding sequence ATGAAGGGCCTGCTGCAACGCGTGCGTGGCGCGCGAGTCGAGGTAGCGGGGGAGGTGGTGGGTGCGGTCGATCAGGGATTGCTGGTGCTGGTGGCTGTCGAGCCGGAAGATACTCGTGTCAGCGCCGACAAACTTCTGCATAAGCTGCTTAACTATCGAGTGTTCAGTGACGCCGAGGGCAAGATGAACCTGTCCCTGGCGGAGGTGGGTGGCGGGTTGCTGCTGGTCTCGCAGTTCACCCTGGCCGCCGACACCAAGAGCGGGTTGCGCCCGAGTTTTTCGACAGCGGCCCCTCCGGCCCTGGGCGAGGAGCTTTTCGACTATCTATTAAGCAAAGCGAAACAGGTGCATGGCACTGTGGCATCAGGTAGATTCGGCGCGGATATGCAAGTTCACCTGGTCAACGATGGCCCGGTGACATTCCTGTTACAGACCTGA
- a CDS encoding glucan biosynthesis protein has protein sequence MIVSPCNAPKLSAKRLRSALVAGSAFFCLLSAGQLWAFNLDDVSAKAKEMAGQKYEAPRSNLPNEFREMKFADYQKIRFRTEKAEWADQKTPFKLSFYHQGMHFDTPVKINEITANTVEEIKYDPSRFDFGDVKFDPKATEQLGYAGFRVLYPINKADKQDEIMTMLGASYFRVVGKGHTYGLSARGMAIDTALPSGEEFPRFTEFWIQQPKPGDKHLVIFALLDSPRATGAYRLTLRPGSDTIVDVKAQMFLRDKVTKLGVAPLTSMFLFGANQPSKVLNYRRELHDSSGLSIHAGNGEWIWRPLNNPKHLAVSNFSIENPRGFGLLQRGRDFSHYEDLDDRYDKRPSAWIEPQGDWGKGSVDLVEIPTADETNDNIVAFWSPEKLPEPGQPLDVAYRLHWTIDEAALHAPDSAWVQQTLRSTGDVKQSNLIRQPDGTVAYLVDFEGPSLAALPETADVRSQVSVGDNAELVENSVRYNPETKGWRLTLRMKIKDPGKPTEMRAALVENIVPADLAKTSLPASNSSVAKADKVAAKQQEKMDKEAKDAKQADAKQADAKPVADAKNKDNKDAKQPVAADAAPATPESASTEEVLTETWSYQLPADE, from the coding sequence GTGATTGTTAGTCCCTGTAATGCACCAAAATTGTCTGCCAAACGGTTGCGAAGCGCTCTTGTAGCGGGTTCGGCATTCTTTTGCCTGCTCAGCGCCGGCCAGCTTTGGGCGTTCAATCTGGATGATGTGTCGGCCAAGGCAAAAGAGATGGCCGGGCAAAAATACGAAGCCCCGCGCAGTAACCTGCCGAATGAATTTCGTGAGATGAAATTCGCGGATTACCAAAAGATTCGTTTCCGCACCGAAAAAGCCGAATGGGCCGACCAGAAAACCCCGTTCAAGCTTTCGTTCTATCACCAGGGCATGCATTTCGACACGCCGGTGAAAATCAACGAAATCACGGCTAACACCGTCGAAGAGATCAAATACGATCCAAGTCGTTTCGATTTCGGCGATGTAAAGTTCGATCCTAAAGCCACCGAACAACTGGGTTATGCCGGTTTCCGTGTGCTTTACCCGATCAACAAGGCCGACAAGCAAGACGAAATCATGACTATGCTGGGCGCGAGCTACTTCCGCGTCGTCGGCAAGGGCCACACTTATGGCTTGTCCGCTCGCGGCATGGCCATCGACACCGCGTTGCCGTCCGGCGAAGAATTCCCGCGTTTCACCGAGTTCTGGATTCAACAGCCAAAGCCGGGTGACAAGCATCTGGTCATCTTTGCGCTGCTGGATTCGCCACGCGCTACCGGTGCGTATCGCCTGACCCTGCGTCCTGGCAGCGACACCATTGTCGACGTCAAGGCCCAGATGTTCCTGCGTGACAAGGTCACCAAGCTTGGCGTTGCGCCGTTGACCAGCATGTTCCTGTTCGGCGCCAACCAGCCGTCGAAAGTGCTCAACTACCGTCGCGAACTGCACGATTCCAGCGGTCTGTCGATCCATGCCGGGAACGGCGAGTGGATCTGGCGCCCGTTGAACAACCCAAAACACCTGGCCGTGAGCAACTTCTCGATCGAGAACCCGCGCGGTTTCGGTTTGCTGCAGCGTGGCCGCGACTTCAGCCACTATGAAGACCTCGACGATCGCTACGACAAGCGCCCAAGCGCCTGGATCGAACCGCAAGGCGATTGGGGCAAAGGCTCCGTTGATCTGGTCGAGATTCCGACTGCCGACGAAACCAACGACAATATCGTTGCTTTCTGGAGTCCGGAAAAACTGCCTGAACCAGGCCAGCCGCTGGACGTCGCCTATCGCTTGCACTGGACCATCGACGAAGCCGCGCTTCACGCACCGGACAGCGCCTGGGTTCAACAGACCCTGCGGTCCACGGGTGACGTGAAACAGTCCAACCTGATCCGTCAGCCGGACGGCACCGTGGCTTACCTGGTGGACTTTGAAGGTCCATCCCTGGCGGCCCTGCCGGAAACGGCGGACGTTCGCAGTCAGGTCAGCGTTGGCGATAATGCTGAGCTGGTCGAGAACAGCGTGCGTTACAACCCTGAAACCAAGGGCTGGCGCCTGACCTTGCGGATGAAGATCAAGGATCCGGGCAAGCCTACCGAGATGCGTGCTGCACTGGTCGAAAACATCGTGCCTGCCGACCTCGCCAAGACATCGCTGCCAGCCTCCAATTCTTCTGTTGCCAAGGCCGACAAGGTTGCCGCCAAGCAACAAGAGAAGATGGACAAGGAAGCCAAGGACGCCAAGCAAGCTGACGCCAAACAGGCCGATGCCAAGCCAGTTGCGGATGCCAAGAACAAGGACAACAAAGACGCCAAGCAGCCTGTCGCTGCGGACGCGGCCCCAGCCACACCGGAATCGGCATCGACTGAAGAAGTCCTGACCGAGACCTGGAGCTACCAGTTGCCTGCCGATGAGTAA